A genomic segment from Desulfurobacterium pacificum encodes:
- a CDS encoding CarD family transcriptional regulator, giving the protein MFKVGDKVACPPHGVGVIEGTEEREVGGRKVVYLRISLVGKNMSILIPEAAAETSGIRHILSEEEIAEIFEFLSETPTNISEKWTVRHRLNVDRLRTGDIKELATVVRNLSFRAKDKDLSYSEKRMFEEAFSKLSEEIALSLGEPVKKIKQRIRKILKEVQK; this is encoded by the coding sequence ATGTTTAAAGTAGGAGATAAGGTTGCCTGTCCCCCTCACGGCGTTGGCGTTATTGAAGGAACTGAAGAAAGGGAGGTAGGGGGGAGAAAAGTTGTTTATCTGAGGATTTCCCTTGTTGGAAAGAATATGTCTATCCTGATTCCAGAAGCTGCAGCTGAGACTTCCGGTATCAGACATATCCTTTCTGAAGAAGAAATTGCAGAGATATTTGAGTTTCTTTCTGAAACCCCGACCAATATAAGTGAGAAGTGGACGGTTAGACACAGGCTTAACGTTGATAGGTTGAGAACCGGAGACATTAAAGAGCTTGCTACAGTTGTTCGTAATCTTTCTTTTAGAGCGAAGGATAAAGACCTTTCTTACTCTGAAAAGAGGATGTTTGAAGAGGCGTTTAGTAAGTTATCTGAAGAGATAGCTTTATCTTTAGGGGAGCCTGTAAAGAAGATAAAACAGAGGATAAGGAAGATTCTTAAAGAGGTGCAGAAGTGA